In a single window of the Burkholderia contaminans genome:
- a CDS encoding FAD-binding oxidoreductase, protein MTTFKLRIEPAGVEIPCSADGSLLDAALAAGYFPRHSCRRGQCNACETRVVSGDVRYPDDFEPEGVRDGYVLSCQARCVTDVTIEAPEVASTAGQRIVQTGARVLDVDRVSADVARVRLSVPPESGFAFQAGQYVEVILRDGSRRSYSMANAPDENGTIEWHVRAVPDGRFSNHVYRTLKQRDLLRIEGPFGTFMLRDTMAPIILLATGTGYAPIAAMLKTHSAKIVERGAVLYWGGARLADLYAHDEVHAWEQVHPGFRFVPVLSGDEPGWTGRNGFAHEVVAADFPDLSRHEVYACGNPLMVEAARHTFTQANGLPTTSFFSDAFVTRFEHPIVEERA, encoded by the coding sequence ATGACTACGTTCAAGCTGAGAATCGAGCCGGCCGGTGTCGAAATCCCATGCTCTGCCGATGGCAGCCTGCTCGATGCAGCATTGGCGGCCGGTTACTTTCCGCGCCACAGTTGTCGTCGTGGCCAATGCAACGCTTGCGAGACGCGGGTCGTGTCAGGTGACGTGCGTTACCCGGACGACTTCGAGCCGGAAGGCGTGCGCGACGGCTACGTCCTCTCTTGTCAGGCGCGGTGCGTGACGGATGTCACAATTGAAGCCCCCGAGGTTGCGTCCACGGCGGGGCAGCGCATCGTGCAGACCGGCGCACGCGTGCTCGACGTCGATCGCGTCAGCGCCGACGTGGCGCGTGTGCGGCTCAGCGTACCGCCGGAGTCGGGTTTCGCGTTCCAGGCGGGGCAATACGTCGAGGTGATCCTGCGTGATGGTTCGCGCCGCAGTTATTCGATGGCAAATGCGCCCGACGAAAACGGTACGATTGAATGGCATGTGCGGGCCGTGCCCGACGGGCGCTTCTCCAACCACGTGTATCGCACGCTGAAGCAGCGCGACTTGCTGCGCATCGAGGGCCCGTTTGGCACGTTCATGCTGCGTGACACGATGGCGCCGATCATACTGTTGGCCACCGGTACCGGCTACGCGCCGATCGCCGCCATGCTCAAGACCCACTCAGCGAAAATCGTTGAACGCGGCGCGGTGCTCTATTGGGGCGGTGCACGTCTTGCCGATCTCTACGCTCACGACGAGGTACATGCGTGGGAGCAGGTCCATCCTGGCTTCCGTTTTGTTCCTGTGCTGTCAGGAGACGAGCCTGGTTGGACCGGACGCAACGGCTTCGCGCACGAGGTTGTTGCTGCGGATTTCCCTGATCTTTCGCGGCACGAAGTATATGCATGCGGTAATCCGTTGATGGTCGAAGCTGCGCGGCACACCTTCACGCAAGCGAACGGGCTGCCGACGACGAGCTTTTTCAGTGATGCTTTTGTGACCCGTTTCGAACACCCAATTGTTGAAGAAAGAGCGTGA